From one Molothrus aeneus isolate 106 chromosome 19, BPBGC_Maene_1.0, whole genome shotgun sequence genomic stretch:
- the PTRH1 gene encoding peptidyl-tRNA hydrolase isoform X2, producing MEVLDRLARQLAVAEGWRVDKRCCADVALATAHGLELVLLKPRRFMNLNGLSVASAAEIYSLGPGDIYLVHDDLDKALGKVAIKLGGSARGHNGVQSCISALQSNEMTRLRIGIGRPEGDVTVPNYVLSPFSAGEREKLEQILAEAVTCLLQHIQSRAPTEPGDRG from the exons ATGGAGGTGCTGGACCGGCTGGCCCGGCAGCTGGCAGTGGCCGAGGGGTGGCGAGTGGACAAGCGGTGCTGCGCTGATGTGGCCCTGGCCACAGCCCACGgcctggagctggtgctgctcaaGCCACGGAGGTTCATGAACCTCAATGGGCTCAGCGTTGCCAGTGCTG CTGAGATCTACAGCCTTGGCCCTGGAGACATTTACCTGGTTCACGACGACCTGGACAAGGCCCTGGGCAAGGTGGCCATCAAGCTGGGAGGCAGTGCAAG GGGACACAACGGGGTCCAATCCTGCATCAGTGCTCTGCAGTCCAAT gaGATGACCCGGCTCAGGATCGGCATCGGGCGGCCAGAGGGTGACGTGACAGTGCCCAACTATGTCCTGTCTCCGTTCAGTGCTGGGGAGCGGGAGAAGCTGGAGCAGATCCTGGCTGAGGCAGTgacctgcctgctgcagcacatccagAGCCGAGCACCTACAGagccaggggacaggggctgA
- the PTRH1 gene encoding peptidyl-tRNA hydrolase isoform X1 — protein MEGADVIQVAGLGNYGLRGTRHSVGMEVLDRLARQLAVAEGWRVDKRCCADVALATAHGLELVLLKPRRFMNLNGLSVASAAEIYSLGPGDIYLVHDDLDKALGKVAIKLGGSARGHNGVQSCISALQSNEMTRLRIGIGRPEGDVTVPNYVLSPFSAGEREKLEQILAEAVTCLLQHIQSRAPTEPGDRG, from the exons ATGGAGGGAGCAG ATGTCATACAGGTGGCCGGCCTGGGCAACTACGGGCTGCGAGGCACACGGCACAGCGTGGGCATGGAGGTGCTGGACCGGCTGGCCCGGCAGCTGGCAGTGGCCGAGGGGTGGCGAGTGGACAAGCGGTGCTGCGCTGATGTGGCCCTGGCCACAGCCCACGgcctggagctggtgctgctcaaGCCACGGAGGTTCATGAACCTCAATGGGCTCAGCGTTGCCAGTGCTG CTGAGATCTACAGCCTTGGCCCTGGAGACATTTACCTGGTTCACGACGACCTGGACAAGGCCCTGGGCAAGGTGGCCATCAAGCTGGGAGGCAGTGCAAG GGGACACAACGGGGTCCAATCCTGCATCAGTGCTCTGCAGTCCAAT gaGATGACCCGGCTCAGGATCGGCATCGGGCGGCCAGAGGGTGACGTGACAGTGCCCAACTATGTCCTGTCTCCGTTCAGTGCTGGGGAGCGGGAGAAGCTGGAGCAGATCCTGGCTGAGGCAGTgacctgcctgctgcagcacatccagAGCCGAGCACCTACAGagccaggggacaggggctgA
- the TOR2A gene encoding prosalusin isoform X1, which translates to MAPGAAPAPVPVRVLLVLLALLAAAARPAAAWDLWTLRCGFSADCECGFRPDLRGLEFDLATNLVGQPLVRQQVMKGLREFLENPNPVKPLVMSFHGSTGTGKTYVSSMLIRYLFQRGLQSPYVHHFSPIVHFPHAEQIEQYKESLKRWIQGNLTSCGRSAFLFDEMDKMHPGLIDVIIPFLGPSWVVYGTNYRKAIFIFISNAGGEQINNVTLALWRARKDREEISLQDLEPAISKAVFENPESGFWKSGIINEHLIDFVVPFLPLKHHHVKQCVISELTQQGLEVRTDVVQEVADSIPYFPEEEKLFSSTGCKTVASRISFFF; encoded by the exons ATGGCccccggagcggccccggccccggtcccggtccgggtgctgctggtgctgctggcgctgctggcggccgccgcccgccccgccgccgcctggGACCTGTGGACGCTGCGCTGCGGCTTCTCGGCGGACTGCGAGTGCGGCTTCCGGCCCGACCTGCGCG GGCTGGAGTTTGACTTGGCCACGAACCTGGTGGGGCAGCCCCTGGTGAGGCAGCAGGTGATGAAGGGGCTGAGGGAGTTCCTGGAGAACCCGAATCCAGTGAAACCCCTCGTGATGTCCTTCCACGGCTCGACAGGGACAGGCAAAACCTACGTGAGCTCCATGCTCATCCGCTACCTCTTCCAGAGGGGGCTCCAGAGCCCCTATGTTCACCACTTCTCCCCCATAGTGCATTTCCCCCACGCTGAGCAGATAGAGCAGTACAAG GAAAGCCTGAAGCGCTGGATCCAAGGGAACCTGACCAGCTGTGGACGCTCAGCATTTCTCTTTGATGAGATGGACAAGATGCACCCAGGCCTGATTGACGTGATCATCCCGTTCCTGGGGCCCTCGTGGGTTGTGTACGGGACCAACTACCGCAAAGccatcttcatcttcatcag CAATGCAGGAGGGGAGCAGATCAACAACGTGACATTGGCTCTGTGGCGTGCCCGCAAGGACCGGGAGGAGATCAGCTTGCAGGACCTGGAGCCAGCCATCTCCAAGGCCGTGTTTGAAAACCCTGAGA GTGGTTTCTGGAAATCTGGGATCATTAATGAGCACCTCATTGATTTTGTTGTGCCTTTCCTCCCACTGAAGCACCACCATGTGAAGCAGTGTGTTATCAGTGAGCTCACCCAGCAAGGCCTCGAGGTACGCACGGATGTCGTCCAGGAAGTGGCTGACAGCATCCCCTACTTCccagaagaggagaaattatTCTCATCAACAGGCTGCAAAACAGTGGCCTCTCGCATCAGTTTTTTCTTCTAG
- the TOR2A gene encoding prosalusin isoform X2, with amino-acid sequence MKGLREFLENPNPVKPLVMSFHGSTGTGKTYESLKRWIQGNLTSCGRSAFLFDEMDKMHPGLIDVIIPFLGPSWVVYGTNYRKAIFIFISNAGGEQINNVTLALWRARKDREEISLQDLEPAISKAVFENPESGFWKSGIINEHLIDFVVPFLPLKHHHVKQCVISELTQQGLEVRTDVVQEVADSIPYFPEEEKLFSSTGCKTVASRISFFF; translated from the exons ATGAAGGGGCTGAGGGAGTTCCTGGAGAACCCGAATCCAGTGAAACCCCTCGTGATGTCCTTCCACGGCTCGACAGGGACAGGCAAAACCTAC GAAAGCCTGAAGCGCTGGATCCAAGGGAACCTGACCAGCTGTGGACGCTCAGCATTTCTCTTTGATGAGATGGACAAGATGCACCCAGGCCTGATTGACGTGATCATCCCGTTCCTGGGGCCCTCGTGGGTTGTGTACGGGACCAACTACCGCAAAGccatcttcatcttcatcag CAATGCAGGAGGGGAGCAGATCAACAACGTGACATTGGCTCTGTGGCGTGCCCGCAAGGACCGGGAGGAGATCAGCTTGCAGGACCTGGAGCCAGCCATCTCCAAGGCCGTGTTTGAAAACCCTGAGA GTGGTTTCTGGAAATCTGGGATCATTAATGAGCACCTCATTGATTTTGTTGTGCCTTTCCTCCCACTGAAGCACCACCATGTGAAGCAGTGTGTTATCAGTGAGCTCACCCAGCAAGGCCTCGAGGTACGCACGGATGTCGTCCAGGAAGTGGCTGACAGCATCCCCTACTTCccagaagaggagaaattatTCTCATCAACAGGCTGCAAAACAGTGGCCTCTCGCATCAGTTTTTTCTTCTAG